A window of the Chloroflexus sp. Y-396-1 genome harbors these coding sequences:
- the nrfD gene encoding NrfD/PsrC family molybdoenzyme membrane anchor subunit: MLKRLLYIAGILGLLIGLWGLYDRLVYGHMHANYGSYVVWGLWVALYMFFAGVATGSFMLATLDLLFDLPLFRGSGRMALWGALVTLPAGLAAILLDLGHMSRIWKVYLQPHFGSVMAQLVWGYTIFLGIIIISLWLSFQPQRSRWLKPIMAVGLILAIFLSGGIGALLGVNQNRVSWHVSNLPAQFPVFNLAAGVALMLIAIGWFGPQYDPHRTQQLRVLSLATVVLLLVKGYYLWSDVSQALYQNSSHGAAAINLVLFGPYGWAFWLLQLGIGMLLPLIILTMPIGKQGFAAGLMGLCILIGLAVARANIIFPALSLPELQGLGEAFHGPHLSFTYSPSLMEWAVTAGIVGAATIGFLVGTDRLPLFTRPTTEATVTAD, from the coding sequence ATGTTAAAGCGACTCCTTTACATCGCTGGCATTCTCGGCCTCCTGATTGGCCTGTGGGGCTTGTACGACCGCCTCGTCTATGGTCACATGCACGCGAACTATGGTTCGTATGTGGTGTGGGGACTATGGGTAGCACTCTATATGTTCTTCGCCGGAGTTGCAACCGGTTCCTTCATGCTGGCAACTCTCGATTTACTCTTCGACCTGCCGCTCTTTCGTGGTAGCGGACGGATGGCGCTCTGGGGAGCATTGGTCACGCTCCCTGCCGGTCTGGCCGCCATTCTTCTCGATCTAGGTCACATGTCTCGTATCTGGAAGGTTTACCTCCAACCTCATTTTGGCTCTGTCATGGCACAACTGGTCTGGGGGTACACGATATTCCTAGGGATCATCATTATAAGCCTCTGGCTTAGTTTTCAACCACAGCGATCACGCTGGTTGAAACCGATCATGGCGGTTGGTCTGATTCTCGCCATCTTCCTGAGTGGTGGTATCGGTGCTCTCTTGGGTGTCAATCAAAACCGCGTAAGTTGGCACGTCAGTAATTTGCCAGCCCAGTTCCCCGTCTTCAATCTTGCTGCTGGCGTAGCCCTAATGCTCATTGCTATCGGTTGGTTTGGTCCGCAATACGATCCACATCGAACACAGCAACTCCGCGTCTTAAGCCTGGCAACGGTCGTGTTACTGTTAGTCAAAGGCTACTACCTCTGGAGCGACGTGTCACAGGCGCTGTACCAGAATAGTAGCCACGGTGCAGCAGCGATCAATCTGGTGCTGTTCGGTCCTTACGGCTGGGCCTTCTGGCTTTTGCAATTGGGTATTGGAATGCTCCTGCCGTTGATTATTCTCACTATGCCAATCGGAAAACAGGGCTTTGCCGCAGGACTAATGGGACTGTGTATCCTCATCGGTCTGGCTGTTGCCCGCGCCAATATTATCTTCCCGGCGCTTAGCTTACCCGAACTACAAGGTTTGGGCGAAGCCTTCCACGGCCCACATCTCAGCTTTACCTACAGTCCAAGCCTAATGGAGTGGGCAGTAACGGCTGGAATCGTCGGTGCAGCAACGATTGGCTTCCTGGTCGGTACCGATCGGCTGCCGCTCTTTACCCGACCAACAACCGAAGCGACTGTAACCGCCGATTGA
- a CDS encoding response regulator transcription factor, with amino-acid sequence MNRILLVDDHAVLRAGLRLLLDSQPDLQVIGEAEDVQTALNQARTLQPDLILLDLSLTGGSGLSAIPAFQKAAPYARILVLTMHDDEGYVRQALATGAHGYVLKRAADTELIAAIRAVLRGELYIHPALTRQLLEGILPQPPSVSPWESLSDREREVLLLVARGYTAAEIANQLSLSPKTVETYRTRGMEKLGLRSRAALVQYALDHHLLTAN; translated from the coding sequence ATGAACCGCATTCTGCTGGTCGATGATCACGCAGTGTTACGCGCTGGCTTACGATTATTGCTTGACAGCCAACCTGATCTACAAGTGATTGGTGAGGCTGAAGACGTCCAGACCGCACTTAACCAGGCGAGGACACTACAACCAGACCTGATCTTGCTCGATCTCAGTCTTACCGGCGGCAGTGGTTTATCGGCTATTCCGGCATTTCAGAAAGCAGCACCCTACGCACGGATTCTCGTGCTAACGATGCACGATGATGAGGGCTATGTGCGGCAGGCGCTAGCTACCGGTGCGCACGGTTATGTCTTGAAACGCGCTGCCGATACCGAGTTAATTGCGGCTATTCGCGCTGTGCTGCGTGGCGAGTTGTACATCCATCCTGCCCTCACCCGCCAGTTGCTTGAGGGAATTCTGCCCCAACCGCCGTCGGTAAGTCCATGGGAGAGTCTCAGTGACCGTGAACGGGAAGTGCTATTGCTGGTAGCACGCGGCTATACCGCAGCCGAAATAGCCAACCAGTTGAGTCTTAGCCCAAAAACGGTAGAAACGTACCGCACACGTGGCATGGAAAAACTCGGCCTGCGATCACGAGCGGCGCTCGTTCAGTATGCGCTCGATCATCACCTGCTGACTGCGAACTGA
- a CDS encoding molybdopterin-dependent oxidoreductase, whose product MKRQKTMPGAKDMSRRDFLKTSALIGGGAALLGFGPLSGLARSEAPTAELPLVDATNSIQTVCLQCNTGCGLKVKLIDGIAAKLEGNPYSPWTMEPPLSYSTPVSTIGPIDGALCPKGQAGIQTAYDPYRLMRVLKRKPGTPRGGGQWITIDFDQAINEIVEGGDLFGEGPVEGLRALYALKDAKLAKEMAAAVKAILDAKPEDKPALVEQFKRDFAEHLDVLIDPDHPDLGPKNNQFAFIWGRLKNGRGDLVQRFVKSGFGSVNANGHTTVCQGSLYFTGKAMSEQFDPATGKFSGGQKFYWQADLGHAEFVIFVGTNHFEANYGPTPQSPRITHGVIDGRLRYVVLDPRLSKLASKAWKWIPIKPGTDAAFAMAMIRWIIEQKRYNATFLAAANKAAATAIGEPSWTNATWLVKIKNGKPGKFLRASEIGLTTVVEETNAEGKKVKKYVTTDGASFTFDPFVALVNGVPTPIDPNNPDAAPVMGDLLVSTELNGIPVKSGLQIIYEAASTHTIEEWAAIADVKAEDIIEIAYEFTRHGTRAVADIHRGPSQHTNGFYTNFAFYTLNALIGNFDHRGGLIKPTTYDRLGNKAKGPFMIEKMNNGANVPFGIDLLRTNTAYEKSTLFNGYPARRPWFPLATDIYQEDVPSMGDAYPYQIKVAMFYMSAINYALPAAQTVIEILADPKKIPLIITCDIMVGETSTYADYIFPDLSFLERWEFHGSHPSVPWKVENIRQPAISLPNWPTVKVFGEEIPLSFEALVLAIAERLELPGFGPNGFGEGIPFTRPEHLYLKLAANIAFGEKEDGSDGVPPADDNELEVFRRARRFLPPSVFDEATWRAAVGNDEQLWRQTVYVLNRGGRYQAYEKGWKGDLVGNPYAKQINLYQEKTANTINSMTGEHLLGYPAYIPAGLAADGSPVIDEGYDLHLITYKEAMMAKARGIANYWLLALMPENPILINRIDAERLGLRDGDRVRISSASNPEGVWDLRNGTRKPMIGKVKVVEGIRPGVISFPLGWGHFASGAGDIVIDGVTIPGDPRRAAGVHANAAMRVDPVLGNVTLSDLVGGSAVFYDSKVKLERVG is encoded by the coding sequence ATGAAACGACAGAAGACTATGCCCGGCGCTAAAGATATGAGTCGCCGTGATTTTCTCAAAACCTCAGCGCTGATCGGTGGTGGTGCTGCATTGCTCGGCTTTGGCCCATTGTCCGGATTGGCCCGCAGTGAAGCACCGACTGCTGAACTACCGCTGGTTGATGCCACCAATTCGATCCAGACTGTCTGCCTGCAATGCAATACTGGCTGCGGCCTCAAGGTTAAACTGATTGATGGCATAGCGGCTAAACTTGAGGGCAATCCTTACAGTCCCTGGACGATGGAACCACCACTCTCTTACAGTACGCCTGTTAGCACTATTGGGCCAATTGATGGCGCCCTCTGTCCAAAAGGACAGGCAGGGATTCAAACAGCTTACGATCCGTACCGTCTCATGCGAGTGCTGAAACGCAAACCGGGGACACCGCGCGGCGGCGGTCAGTGGATCACGATTGACTTTGATCAGGCAATCAATGAGATCGTTGAAGGTGGCGATCTGTTCGGAGAGGGTCCAGTAGAAGGCTTACGAGCACTCTACGCTCTCAAAGACGCCAAACTGGCCAAAGAGATGGCTGCTGCCGTAAAAGCTATTCTGGATGCCAAACCGGAAGACAAACCGGCTCTTGTTGAGCAGTTCAAACGTGACTTTGCGGAACATCTCGATGTGTTGATCGATCCCGATCACCCCGATCTAGGACCGAAAAACAATCAATTTGCCTTTATCTGGGGTCGGTTGAAAAATGGTCGCGGCGATCTTGTCCAACGCTTTGTGAAATCAGGCTTCGGCTCGGTCAACGCTAACGGTCACACGACTGTCTGCCAGGGATCGCTGTACTTTACCGGCAAAGCGATGAGTGAGCAGTTTGATCCGGCTACCGGCAAGTTTAGCGGCGGTCAAAAATTCTACTGGCAGGCCGATCTCGGTCATGCAGAATTCGTCATCTTCGTCGGCACCAACCACTTTGAGGCCAATTATGGGCCGACACCACAATCGCCCCGTATCACGCATGGGGTCATCGACGGGCGTCTACGCTATGTTGTCCTTGATCCCCGCTTGAGTAAACTTGCCAGCAAGGCGTGGAAGTGGATACCGATTAAACCGGGCACCGACGCGGCGTTCGCTATGGCAATGATCCGCTGGATCATCGAGCAGAAGCGCTACAACGCAACGTTTCTCGCCGCCGCCAACAAAGCGGCAGCTACCGCGATCGGTGAACCGAGCTGGACAAACGCGACCTGGTTGGTCAAGATCAAGAATGGAAAGCCAGGTAAGTTCTTGCGCGCCAGCGAAATCGGGTTAACGACAGTAGTCGAAGAGACCAACGCTGAAGGGAAGAAGGTCAAGAAATATGTGACCACTGACGGCGCCAGCTTTACGTTCGATCCGTTTGTTGCGCTGGTTAACGGTGTTCCCACTCCCATCGATCCCAATAATCCCGATGCGGCGCCGGTTATGGGCGATCTGCTCGTCAGTACTGAACTGAACGGGATTCCTGTCAAGAGCGGCTTGCAGATTATCTACGAAGCTGCCAGCACGCATACGATTGAAGAATGGGCTGCAATTGCCGATGTGAAGGCAGAAGATATTATTGAGATCGCCTACGAATTTACCCGCCATGGCACTCGTGCGGTAGCCGATATTCACCGTGGCCCGTCGCAGCATACCAACGGATTCTATACCAACTTCGCCTTCTACACGCTCAACGCGCTGATCGGTAATTTCGATCATCGCGGTGGCCTGATCAAACCTACCACATACGACCGGCTGGGCAACAAAGCAAAAGGGCCGTTCATGATTGAAAAGATGAACAACGGGGCGAATGTACCGTTCGGTATTGACCTGCTCCGCACCAATACAGCCTACGAGAAATCGACCCTGTTTAACGGCTATCCGGCGCGCCGACCGTGGTTCCCGCTAGCAACCGATATCTACCAAGAAGACGTTCCCTCGATGGGAGATGCCTACCCGTACCAGATCAAAGTTGCTATGTTCTACATGTCGGCGATCAACTATGCCCTACCGGCTGCGCAGACGGTGATCGAGATATTGGCCGACCCGAAGAAGATTCCACTGATCATAACCTGCGACATTATGGTCGGCGAAACCAGCACCTATGCCGATTACATCTTCCCCGATTTGAGCTTCCTTGAACGCTGGGAATTTCATGGCTCGCACCCAAGTGTGCCCTGGAAAGTGGAGAATATTCGCCAGCCTGCGATCAGTCTCCCCAACTGGCCGACGGTCAAGGTCTTTGGTGAAGAGATCCCGCTCAGCTTTGAGGCGCTCGTGCTCGCCATTGCTGAACGGCTTGAACTGCCCGGCTTCGGTCCTAACGGTTTTGGCGAAGGTATTCCGTTTACCCGCCCTGAACATCTGTATCTCAAACTGGCGGCCAATATTGCTTTCGGTGAAAAGGAAGACGGTAGCGATGGTGTGCCCCCAGCCGACGACAACGAACTCGAAGTCTTCCGCCGGGCACGACGTTTCTTGCCGCCGAGTGTATTTGACGAGGCGACATGGCGTGCCGCTGTCGGAAACGATGAGCAGCTCTGGCGCCAGACAGTGTATGTGCTCAATCGCGGTGGGCGCTACCAGGCCTACGAGAAGGGGTGGAAGGGCGATCTGGTCGGTAATCCTTATGCGAAACAGATCAATCTGTACCAAGAGAAGACGGCCAATACTATCAATTCCATGACCGGTGAGCACTTACTCGGCTACCCCGCCTACATTCCCGCCGGTTTGGCTGCCGATGGTTCGCCGGTGATTGATGAAGGTTATGACCTGCACCTGATCACGTACAAAGAGGCGATGATGGCCAAAGCTCGTGGTATTGCGAACTACTGGCTGCTGGCACTGATGCCCGAAAACCCGATCCTGATCAACCGTATCGATGCTGAACGGCTCGGTTTGCGCGATGGTGATCGGGTGCGGATTAGTTCAGCAAGTAATCCCGAGGGCGTGTGGGACTTGCGCAACGGCACTCGTAAGCCAATGATCGGGAAAGTCAAGGTCGTTGAAGGCATTCGACCCGGTGTCATCTCCTTCCCGTTGGGTTGGGGGCACTTTGCCAGTGGCGCCGGTGACATCGTAATCGACGGTGTGACGATCCCAGGAGATCCACGGCGGGCGGC
- a CDS encoding ATP-binding protein gives MNAKYAQHRLIIWFTRAWDVLGAVNIRAKILGIVLGLVILMGVAATIEVRLLLEQTLTSQTYERSVAIGRDLAARATDLVLMQDYYGLFRLLRDTQINNPDVRYAFIIDSEGTIVAHTFGSGFPVGLRDANTVTAQEHHRSILLTTDEGDIWDTAVPIFDGRAGIARVGLSLAARERTVTTVTGQLLLTTVMVAAIGITAAAFLTWILTRPILQLVELTKAVAQGDFSQRARRWANDEIGALTDAFNAMSDALAQAERERAEREQIRTQYVAQIITAQEEERKRIARELHDSTSQALTSLLIGLRSLADRYRLPDLKQQVDDLRGIVGQVLNDLHALARQLRPSVLDDLGLAAALQRYVADCRARSKLTIDLALIGLDNVRLMPVVETALYRIVQEALTNVIRHAHATTASVVIERRSDRVRAIIEDDGCGFDPDNIHGDGHLGLNGIRERAELLNGQLIIESAPGHGTTLYVEIPLPPTREGCDEPHSAGR, from the coding sequence ATGAATGCAAAATACGCGCAACATCGTCTCATCATTTGGTTCACGAGAGCCTGGGATGTTCTTGGTGCGGTCAACATTCGCGCCAAAATCCTGGGCATCGTGCTGGGCCTGGTCATCCTGATGGGTGTGGCTGCAACCATTGAAGTTCGGCTGCTGCTAGAACAAACCCTCACGTCTCAGACCTACGAGCGTTCGGTGGCAATAGGCCGTGATCTGGCGGCACGAGCAACCGATCTGGTACTGATGCAGGATTATTATGGTCTGTTCCGCCTGCTGCGCGATACACAGATCAATAATCCTGATGTACGTTACGCATTCATCATCGACTCAGAGGGAACAATTGTTGCCCATACATTTGGAAGTGGTTTTCCGGTCGGTCTACGCGATGCCAATACGGTTACAGCGCAAGAACATCATCGTAGCATATTACTGACAACCGATGAAGGCGACATTTGGGATACCGCCGTACCAATCTTTGACGGTCGGGCTGGTATCGCCCGAGTTGGCCTGTCGCTTGCTGCTCGCGAACGGACTGTTACGACCGTTACCGGTCAGTTGCTTCTAACCACAGTCATGGTCGCAGCGATCGGGATCACCGCTGCGGCCTTCCTCACCTGGATTCTTACTCGTCCGATCTTGCAGTTGGTAGAACTAACAAAAGCTGTCGCTCAGGGTGATTTCAGCCAACGCGCCAGGCGTTGGGCAAATGATGAAATCGGTGCGCTCACCGATGCGTTCAACGCTATGAGCGACGCGCTGGCTCAGGCTGAACGTGAACGAGCCGAGCGTGAGCAGATACGAACTCAATATGTAGCGCAAATCATTACTGCCCAAGAGGAAGAACGTAAGCGAATTGCCCGTGAATTGCATGATAGCACTAGTCAGGCGTTAACCTCGCTCCTTATTGGATTACGCTCATTGGCCGATCGTTACCGCTTACCAGACCTTAAGCAACAAGTAGATGATTTACGCGGGATTGTAGGACAAGTTCTCAATGATTTGCACGCACTGGCCCGCCAGTTACGGCCAAGTGTCCTTGATGATCTTGGATTAGCGGCTGCCCTACAACGCTATGTAGCCGATTGTCGCGCTCGTAGTAAACTCACGATCGATCTAGCCCTCATTGGTCTAGACAATGTTCGCCTGATGCCGGTTGTGGAAACCGCGCTCTACCGCATTGTTCAGGAAGCATTAACCAATGTGATCCGCCACGCTCACGCTACAACTGCCAGTGTTGTCATTGAACGCCGATCTGATCGAGTGCGGGCAATTATTGAAGATGACGGATGTGGGTTCGATCCTGATAACATCCACGGTGATGGTCACCTCGGTCTGAACGGGATTCGCGAACGAGCCGAACTCTTGAACGGTCAGCTCATCATCGAGTCGGCTCCCGGACATGGCACGACGTTGTACGTCGAAATACCTTTACCACCCACGAGGGAGGGCTGCGATGAACCGCATTCTGCTGGTCGATGA
- the phnD gene encoding phosphate/phosphite/phosphonate ABC transporter substrate-binding protein gives MNHYLLYIFLALFMLSGCQAATTTPIRLNHLEPLPAPTPVTSPPLRVSVASVISPQGTVQSYQPLLDYLSTRLGRQVILIQRRTYTETNELIGRNEVDVAFVCTSAYIDGRDRYGMSLLVAPQVNGETSYHSLLIVPANSSAQTMADLRDKVFAFTDPTSFSGRVYPTALIQELGEVPETFFRNTFFTYTHDTAIEAVANNLADGASVDSLVFDFAVKRNPELRSKVKVIHTSPPFGIPPVVVGSGVRPQLRVELQNILLRMADDPSPLAQRALAELGIERFVMIDDAAYASARLLRSRVGLLSP, from the coding sequence ATGAACCATTATCTTCTCTATATCTTTCTCGCCTTGTTCATGTTGAGCGGTTGTCAGGCAGCGACCACAACGCCGATCCGGCTCAACCATCTCGAACCGCTACCGGCGCCGACGCCTGTCACGTCACCACCTTTGCGCGTGTCGGTAGCTTCGGTTATTTCACCACAGGGAACAGTGCAAAGCTATCAGCCACTGCTTGACTACTTGAGCACCCGATTGGGTCGTCAGGTTATTCTCATTCAGCGCCGTACTTATACCGAAACCAATGAATTGATCGGGCGGAACGAAGTTGATGTTGCGTTCGTCTGTACCAGTGCCTATATTGATGGCCGCGACCGCTACGGGATGAGCCTGTTAGTGGCGCCGCAGGTCAATGGTGAAACCAGTTACCATTCCCTCTTAATTGTGCCAGCGAATAGTTCGGCCCAAACGATGGCTGATTTGCGCGATAAGGTGTTTGCGTTTACCGATCCCACGTCATTTAGCGGGCGAGTGTACCCAACAGCACTGATTCAGGAGTTGGGTGAAGTTCCTGAGACGTTCTTTCGTAACACTTTTTTCACTTACACACATGATACAGCGATTGAAGCTGTTGCCAATAATTTAGCCGACGGTGCTTCAGTTGATAGCCTCGTCTTTGATTTTGCGGTTAAGCGTAATCCTGAACTGCGAAGTAAGGTAAAAGTTATTCACACCTCACCCCCTTTTGGGATTCCACCAGTGGTAGTCGGTTCAGGAGTACGCCCGCAGTTGCGCGTCGAATTACAGAACATTCTGCTAAGGATGGCCGACGATCCATCACCGTTAGCGCAAAGAGCGCTGGCAGAACTGGGTATCGAGCGGTTTGTCATGATCGATGATGCTGCCTATGCCAGCGCTCGCCTGTTACGATCACGGGTAGGATTATTATCGCCATGA
- a CDS encoding 4Fe-4S dicluster domain-containing protein, producing the protein MSRQPTIPLIPVSRRGFLGALVAGAGALAVASVAPSAITEKPTDTIDMLTPEEALAAYEAEIARLRAARISGAPIDQLERMRTDLLRALTKPVAERRWVMVIDLRACVGCHGCTIACVAENKLPPGVVYRPVIEEEIGRYPNVSRRFIPRPCMQCDNPPCTGVCPVSATFTNEHGVVEVNYEQCIGCRACIAACPYGARTFDFGYTYTANTPSAAMMLGAEQAVSYEQTSTFEYSKVHARRDLHDSPVGNVRKCHFCMHRVLNGQLPACVTTCIGRATFFGDANDPESLVSELIARPNVMRLKEELGTEPRVYYLQ; encoded by the coding sequence ATGTCCCGGCAACCGACTATTCCCTTAATCCCGGTGAGTCGCCGAGGTTTTCTCGGCGCCCTGGTAGCCGGTGCTGGCGCCCTCGCTGTGGCTTCAGTAGCACCATCGGCTATCACCGAAAAACCAACCGATACAATCGATATGCTTACCCCAGAGGAGGCATTGGCTGCCTACGAAGCGGAAATTGCCCGTCTCCGTGCTGCCAGGATCAGCGGTGCACCCATTGACCAGCTTGAGCGGATGCGTACTGATCTCCTACGTGCATTGACCAAACCGGTCGCTGAACGACGCTGGGTAATGGTCATCGATTTACGTGCCTGCGTGGGCTGCCATGGCTGTACGATTGCCTGCGTGGCCGAGAACAAGTTACCGCCTGGGGTTGTGTATCGACCGGTTATTGAAGAGGAAATTGGTCGCTATCCAAATGTCAGTCGACGTTTCATTCCTCGTCCATGTATGCAATGTGACAATCCACCGTGCACAGGAGTTTGTCCGGTCTCGGCCACCTTTACTAATGAACACGGTGTTGTTGAAGTCAACTACGAGCAGTGCATTGGCTGCCGGGCTTGTATTGCCGCCTGCCCCTACGGAGCCCGCACCTTCGACTTTGGTTATACCTACACTGCAAACACCCCATCAGCAGCGATGATGCTCGGAGCCGAGCAGGCCGTGAGTTATGAGCAAACAAGCACTTTCGAGTATAGCAAGGTTCACGCCCGGCGTGACCTGCACGACTCACCGGTTGGGAATGTGCGCAAATGTCACTTCTGTATGCATCGGGTGCTCAACGGTCAACTACCGGCCTGTGTCACCACGTGTATCGGGCGGGCAACGTTCTTTGGCGATGCCAACGATCCGGAGAGTCTGGTAAGCGAACTGATCGCTAGACCAAACGTGATGCGTTTGAAAGAAGAACTTGGTACTGAACCACGAGTGTACTACTTGCAGTGA
- a CDS encoding NADH-quinone oxidoreductase subunit N produces MEALTIPPVDLALIAPLLVVVTWATGLLLVDTFFIPVGRKKLTGYLAIAGLVVAGLVGLPLWGVSGSTFGGMVRLDPFALTLTWVFLLIGILSITMSLDYLPCQDIEQGEYYPLIMFAVSGMILLAQGADLIVLFLGIETLSITLYILTGFAYPRLTSEEAAMKYLVLGAFAAGFFVYGIALIFGATGSTRLSEIGAYAAGRDLGDTNLTLLLGGAAMVLIAFSFKAALAPFHMWIPDVYQGSPTPVAAFMSVGTKGGALAALVRLLFEALPTLNEYWLPVLAGLTALTMVVGNLGAIAQMDVKRMLAYSSIGHAGYVMLGVMVAGEQRGPEAFIFYILVYALSNLGAFAVLIALEHQGEEAWQLDDFAGLYQRQPLLAVAMAIFMFSLAGVPPTAGFMAKFYALTAAWEGGLPWLALVGVLTSAIAAFFYLRVIIRMFMTEPEGEPAPELNRGLTIDIVVAAAGTIIIGLIPAPIFALVERSAVALGG; encoded by the coding sequence ATGGAAGCATTGACGATCCCGCCGGTGGATCTGGCATTGATAGCGCCCCTTTTGGTAGTGGTAACGTGGGCAACCGGCCTATTATTGGTTGACACCTTCTTTATCCCGGTTGGGCGTAAGAAGCTCACCGGCTATTTGGCGATTGCCGGTCTGGTGGTGGCCGGTCTGGTCGGGCTGCCACTCTGGGGAGTGAGCGGGAGCACGTTTGGCGGTATGGTACGCCTCGATCCCTTTGCACTGACGCTCACCTGGGTCTTTTTGCTGATCGGTATCTTGAGCATCACCATGTCGCTCGACTATCTACCGTGCCAAGATATAGAGCAGGGCGAGTATTACCCACTTATTATGTTTGCGGTCAGCGGGATGATCCTGTTAGCGCAGGGCGCCGATCTGATCGTTCTCTTCCTGGGAATCGAGACACTCTCGATCACGCTCTACATTCTGACCGGTTTTGCCTATCCGCGCCTGACCTCAGAAGAAGCAGCGATGAAGTATCTGGTGTTGGGTGCGTTCGCGGCTGGCTTCTTCGTTTACGGTATTGCGTTGATCTTTGGTGCAACCGGCTCGACCCGGCTGAGTGAAATCGGCGCTTACGCTGCCGGTCGTGATTTAGGTGACACGAACCTGACCCTCTTGCTGGGTGGGGCAGCAATGGTCTTGATCGCCTTCTCATTCAAGGCTGCGCTGGCGCCATTTCACATGTGGATACCCGATGTCTACCAGGGTTCGCCGACTCCGGTAGCTGCCTTCATGAGTGTGGGCACGAAAGGTGGAGCGCTGGCAGCACTGGTTCGCCTGCTGTTCGAGGCATTACCGACATTAAACGAATACTGGTTACCGGTACTGGCCGGTCTGACCGCATTGACCATGGTGGTCGGCAACCTGGGGGCCATTGCCCAGATGGATGTCAAGCGCATGCTAGCCTACTCTAGCATCGGCCATGCCGGTTATGTCATGCTAGGTGTGATGGTTGCCGGTGAACAGCGTGGTCCAGAAGCGTTCATTTTTTACATCCTGGTTTATGCCCTGAGCAATCTGGGTGCATTCGCGGTATTGATTGCCCTAGAGCATCAGGGTGAAGAGGCATGGCAACTCGACGATTTCGCCGGTCTGTATCAGCGTCAGCCGTTGCTGGCTGTAGCAATGGCGATCTTTATGTTCTCGCTGGCTGGAGTACCGCCGACTGCCGGATTTATGGCGAAGTTCTATGCGCTGACCGCAGCCTGGGAAGGAGGATTACCATGGCTGGCGCTGGTCGGTGTCCTAACGAGCGCGATTGCAGCTTTCTTCTACCTGCGTGTCATCATTCGGATGTTTATGACCGAGCCAGAGGGAGAACCTGCGCCTGAACTTAATCGTGGTCTCACCATCGATATTGTCGTAGCAGCAGCAGGCACAATCATCATTGGCTTGATCCCGGCTCCGATCTTTGCGCTAGTCGAACGTTCAGCGGTCGCACTAGGGGGCTGA
- a CDS encoding enoyl-ACP reductase codes for MGLMEGKKGLILGVANDRSIAWGIAQALHREGATIGFTYLGEALERRVRPLAESLNSPLIVPCDVAHDEEIAALMERARETFGQIDFLVHAIAFANKEELSGTILNTTREGFRIALEISAYSLIALVKAAEPIFAPNASVLTLTYHGSRQVIGSYNVMGVAKAALEASVRYLAAGLGPRGIRVNAISAGPIRTLAASGIANFRSLHKQFAEYAPLRRHVTIEDVGNAALYLCSPLAAGVTGEIHYVDAGFNVVVPGSGEE; via the coding sequence ATGGGCCTGATGGAAGGAAAGAAAGGCCTGATCCTTGGTGTAGCCAATGATCGCTCGATTGCGTGGGGCATTGCGCAGGCCTTGCATCGCGAGGGCGCTACTATCGGCTTCACCTACTTGGGTGAGGCACTCGAACGACGGGTACGACCACTTGCCGAAAGCCTGAACTCACCACTCATCGTGCCGTGTGATGTCGCACACGATGAAGAGATCGCTGCTTTAATGGAGCGTGCCCGTGAAACCTTTGGTCAGATCGATTTTCTCGTTCATGCCATTGCTTTCGCCAACAAAGAGGAATTAAGCGGCACCATTCTCAACACTACCCGTGAAGGATTCCGCATCGCCCTCGAAATCAGTGCCTATTCGCTGATCGCTCTGGTGAAAGCGGCTGAACCAATTTTCGCCCCTAACGCCAGTGTGTTAACGTTAACCTACCATGGCTCCCGTCAGGTCATTGGCAGCTACAATGTGATGGGTGTCGCCAAAGCAGCACTTGAGGCCAGCGTCCGCTATCTGGCTGCCGGCCTTGGCCCGCGTGGCATTCGAGTCAATGCCATCAGCGCTGGCCCTATCCGTACTCTGGCTGCCAGCGGTATCGCCAATTTCCGCAGTCTGCACAAACAATTTGCCGAATATGCCCCCCTCCGCCGTCATGTCACGATTGAGGATGTTGGCAACGCTGCCCTCTACCTCTGTTCGCCGCTGGCGGCAGGCGTTACCGGCGAGATTCATTACGTCGATGCCGGGTTTAATGTGGTTGTGCCGGGGAGCGGTGAAGAGTAG